The proteins below come from a single Candidatus Cloacimonadota bacterium genomic window:
- a CDS encoding YjjG family noncanonical pyrimidine nucleotidase translates to MKYKLILFDADGTLFDFEKAEKNAFHTAMKEFGIKEKIAEFHYSYEIINKAIWQEFQEKKITSEKLRIERFRRFFTKMQLDLDPVKVSPFYLQKLSEGIDLLPFAEEVVKYFHGKCEIALATNGLSEVQRPRFAASKLSEYFKHIFISEEIGFPKPNSEFFEHIFSKLPFSDSTIIVGDNLTSDIKGGNDFGIDTCWFNPQKCFNNSDFIPTYEIGKLEDLKEII, encoded by the coding sequence ATGAAATATAAATTGATATTATTTGATGCTGACGGAACACTTTTCGATTTTGAAAAAGCCGAGAAAAATGCTTTCCATACTGCAATGAAAGAATTTGGAATTAAAGAAAAAATCGCTGAATTTCATTATTCATATGAAATAATTAACAAAGCTATCTGGCAGGAATTTCAGGAAAAGAAGATCACCTCTGAAAAACTAAGGATTGAACGCTTTCGAAGATTCTTTACAAAAATGCAGCTTGATCTCGATCCCGTTAAAGTCAGTCCATTTTATTTACAAAAACTTTCAGAAGGAATCGATTTACTTCCTTTTGCGGAAGAGGTAGTGAAGTATTTTCATGGCAAATGCGAAATTGCTCTTGCTACAAATGGTTTATCGGAAGTGCAGCGACCTCGCTTTGCCGCCAGTAAACTATCGGAATACTTCAAACATATTTTTATTTCCGAAGAAATCGGCTTTCCAAAACCAAACAGCGAATTTTTCGAACATATATTTTCTAAACTTCCTTTTTCCGATTCTACAATTATCGTGGGAGACAATTTGACTTCCGACATAAAAGGTGGAAATGATTTTGGTATTGACACATGTTGGTTCAATCCTCAGAAATGTTTTAATAATAGTGATTTTATTCCTACTTACGAAATTGGTAAGTTGGAAGATCTAAAAGAAATAATTTAG